The window tgtcaaaataataatactatgtaTAGTCAAgaccctaatatatatatatatatataaatatatatatatatatatatatatatatatatagtataggttGCATATCTGCTTTATCTTTTGTATTCttaattttttgatatttttttttacaggaaacacaaacatttactaTAAAGGCTGCCTATCTAGTCTTGCTTGCAACCAAGATTTTGCCAATCTCCCTCATGGTTTCCCATCCATGAAACCAACTTGTTGTGACAAGGATCTCTGCAATTCTGCCTTCACCAATGTGATGTCGTTGGGCACTGCCATCCTCCTGGCTCTTGTATCTCTCTGCTTTGCTCAGTTCTGACCAGGTTTTGCACATAATCCAACCttcaaataaatacacacatccTTCCTGTTTTGTAACCCTGGGCAAACTGTAGCCTTCCAGTAATTAAGGAGATGGTGgtgcatgctgggaaatgtaagCTCCTCAACCAGTGGAGAGGAACGCTCTGTCCATGGCTGGGCTATTGTAACTTGCTGCTGCCATGGGTTGTTATTGGTTGTTGTAACCTGCTGATGCTGCCACCGCCTCTCCGTGgctgatttgtaatttttttaactggTTGTTAATCATAACCAATAAAATTTGCAGAATTGACACAGTTTAATAggtgtcaattatttttttatcatgattAAGTGGAAAGAGGAGACAACACTAGTACCAATGTATTTCATAATACCCAACTGCAGTATTCGTATGGTCATTCAtcaagcagtggtcgccaaccttttaggtcccgcggaccactaaaactaCCGGCTCCTTATTGCGCATGtccggggagccaggtgtcactcaaaggggagaaacctccccaatagtgacgtcatgatggcataaccctgcccacttcccatcgcagatctgagcctgtgatgggtgagtgggcaggttgtgttcagagacacatctcgcccacttccctgagctgGGGATTTGtgcgggggacatggtctgcgtctctggccagtgtgccccccagctgggtccttcttctGAACCCAATAGGAGGGGTACccgccagagctgcggaccaccaaaattttctctgattttctttaaattgatttaaagcagtggtcaccaaccttttcggacctacagaccactaaaagCACAGACTACAGGCCGTGCATGCGCTGGAGCCGGGTGTcgctcaaagggaaagaaacttcccccagagtgacgtcatgatgccagaacccctcTCCCAACGCAGGTCTAAACCTGTGATGGAAAGTGGGCggtttgtgtccagagacacaacccacctatCACCCTGAGTtttgtccctattcacctctagagCTGAATGCCTGAGAAAAGGGTAACCTTGATGACACTTGAGCCATCtttaggatttccctttcctcagacaatcacggagcggagcaatcagtggagctctggtTTCTTCATTGCcatagaaccccggttatccgtAACTCAGATCTCAGATAATCAGATTATCTGAGTTTTCCGGatatctgagttctggataactggggttttactgtatataaaagaacggctcatccttttatataaaaaaatcccacATCTATAAGTTaactggtccccccccccccatactgaCCTTATATTATTATGATAAGGATTGTGTGCCCCCCTAAGAGAGACAGTTAGCGTCATGACCATGAAACTGTTGCTAATTCTTTTTCTGCTGGATTTAGCTACATGTATGATAATGTTCTGCTTCAGAAAACCTATTGTTTATAGTGCTTAGCTTAAGCTGCATCTTTCACTTGCAGCTGAATAAACCAGTAAAGAGAACCCCTCTCCACTTTGGTTTGCTGCCTAACTTTTATGGTATAGAGGTTACTAAGTATCACTTTTTTCTGCTGTTATATAAAAAAGACTGAAAGCATGAAAGCATTATCAACCCATTTCCCTTAAGCCCAAAGTGTTATGGTCATGCCCCTTAAAGAGGTGCATCATCAGGCAGGCCTG is drawn from Pyxicephalus adspersus chromosome Z, UCB_Pads_2.0, whole genome shotgun sequence and contains these coding sequences:
- the LOC140343030 gene encoding lymphocyte antigen 6E-like yields the protein MQMKHFLPIALIFLLSWQSGSTLECYTCAQDCKSNTKMTCPPIADRCFSISAKQGNTNIYYKGCLSSLACNQDFANLPHGFPSMKPTCCDKDLCNSAFTNVMSLGTAILLALVSLCFAQF